Sequence from the Marinitoga sp. 38H-ov genome:
ATATTAATAAAAAAAATTGATGACATTGGTATTATTTGTAGTGGGTCTAATGGAAATATTTCCTTAGAAGATGTTTTTACAGCAGGTAGAATTTTAAGTATTTTAGCAAAACAGGATATTACATATTTAAATGATGATTCATATATTGCTTTAAATATGGCAAATATTCCACATGCAAGAGTTATGCAATATTCAAGTCATGCTCAAAAATTAAAAAAATTAGGTTTAGAAAAAGATTTAAAAATTTGTTTTAATGAAAATTTATTAAATGTTGTGCCTATTTCTAAAATGAAAGAAAATAAATTTAAATCAAAAATAGATATTTAAAATAATACGGAGGTGTAGTATGAAAAAATTTATCTTAGTTTTACTATTAGTTGTATTTAGTATTTTTGCATTTTCTGATGTAATTGGTTATTTAACAAAAAATGGTAAGGTTTTGGAGGATTATTCTTTAAATGATAAAACCTTCGAAATTGAATATCTAAATAGAATGAATTCGTTACAACAAAATGGACAACAATATGACAAATTCCAAGAACCATATTATATGTTATCAACAATAAAAGATTTAATAAACTATATGATTCTTGAATATTATGCAAAGGAAAATGGTTATGTTGCTAATATGGAAAAAGTTAATCAACAAATTGATAATTTAATTTCACAATATTTTAGCAATGAACAAACCAAAGAACAAGTTATTAATTACTTTGGTTCTGAAGAGAGTTTTAAAGATTATTTAAAAAATAATATTCTAATGAATGAATATTATAATTATATAGATAGTACTATTGGAAATGTTTCATCAAATGAAATTGACGAATATGTGGAAAATAATTTCGAAGCTCTAAAATTAGAAAACGAAAAAGTACTAACAAAACATATTTTAGTTACAGATGAGGCTACTGCTAATAATATCTTAAATGAAATAAAAAACGGATTAATAACATTTGAGGATGCTGCAAAAAAATACTCAATTGATTCTCAATCAAGTAAAAATGGCGGAAGTATTGATTGGGTTTCTAAAAATCAAGTTGTTCCTGAATACTTTAATGCAGCTTTTAACGCCAATGTAGGCGAAATTGTTGGTCCAATAAAATCTGATTATGGATATCATATTATCAAATTGGAAGATAAAAAAGTTTACAATTCAATTGAAAAAATGAAATCAGATAACGCATTAATGGAAGATATAAAAAATAAAATAAAAAATGAAAAATTGTATAATTGGTACAATGAATATTCTAAAAACTTTAGTTATGCTTTAAAATATGAGCCTTTAATATATGAGGAAAAAATAGAAAAAGCTGAAACTTTAGAAGAAAAAATGGAAATTGAAAAAAAATTGTATGACTCAATTAGAACAAATGAAAATGCTCCTGAATTATGGAAAATGAGTTATTTAAATTTATTAAAAGAATTAAATCAAACTATACCTGAAGTAATTGAGCTAGAAAATATTATTTTAAAGTATAAAAATTCCGAATATTCAAAAATGAACGAAGATGAAATTGGACAAAAAATTGACTATTTAGAAAATAAATTGAATAATATTAATGAAGAAGATGAAAAAAATAAAATAAACGCGTTAAAAAAAGATTTGGAAGGTTTATATTACGCAAAAATTATGTATCCTGAATTATTTGAAAATACAATTAATATAGAAAACAACTATTTAGATGAATTAAAAAACAGAGAATTCAATATTCTTAAAGAATTTTATTTAAAAGAAAAAGATATGGAAACATTAATAAGATTATATGAATTAAATCCAAAAGATCCCGAAATCTCTTTTGAATATAACTATACATATTATCAATACATTAAACAATACATTACTTCTCAACCAAAAGATGTTATTCAACCTGAATTAGAAAAAATATTAAAATCTTTTGAAGATATAGTATCTAATACAAATAATGAAGAAATTAAATCAGAATCACAAAAAATAATTGAAGAAATTAAAACAACATTAAAAAATATGATGGAATAGGTGGTTAATATGGATGCTTTAGGAAAAATATATAATGTAGCTTCTATTATTACAATGAATTCTCATGGATTATTAAACGGAATTACAGTTGCATGGATAACTAGAGTATCCATAACACCTCCTATGATTGCTATTTCAATAGGAAAACAACGTTATTCATATAAATTATTAGAAGAAACAGATAAATTTGGTGTTTGTATATTATCAAAAGAACAAAAGGATATTGCTAGACTTTTCGGAAGCAAAAGCGGGAGAAATACAAATAAATTTGAAAATATTAATTATGAGTTAACTGAAAATGGTATTCCTAAAATACTAGATTCAATAGCTTTTTTCGAATGCAATATTGTTAATAAAACTGAAGCGGGTGATCATATAATATATATTGGAAAAATTATTAATCAAGAGCTATTAAAAAATGAACAGCCTTTATTATATGGAGATCATCAACTATTTTGAAAAATAATAGGCATATAGCGCTTCAGTTTTTTAGGATTTACTATAAGATTATTTTTTTCTTATCAAACAAAAGTAAAGATTGCTATAATTTTTAGTAAATTTTATATTTATTATAATTACAACTATCATAATAATATTGTTATATATATTTTTTAAAGATTTGAACCTTCAAATATTTTTTTCGTCTTAATATACGGAAACTGATAAAAATTAAAAAAGGAGGGGATATCATGAGTGAAATCAGAAAATACGAAAGAGGAACAAACTTTTTTGAACCATTTGAAACTTTGAAAAGAGAAATAGAAAGATTATTTGATGATTTCGGCTCTCTTGATATCTTCGAAACTTCTAAAATAGCTATGCCAAGTATAGATATTTACGAAACCGAAAAAGATATAGTCATAGAAGCAGATGTGCCAGGTTATGATAAAAAAGATATTAACTTAAGATTAGATGATGATATTTTAACTATATCAGCAGAAAAGAGAGATGACAAAGAGGAAAAGGGTAGAAATTATATCAAAAGAGAAAGATATTTTGGAAAATTTGAAAGATCCATTAAATTACCAGATTACATAGATTTTGATAAAATCAAAGCAAAATTCAACGCTGGAGTTTTAAAAATAGAAATACCTAAATTACCAGAAAAAGCTAAAAAATTTAAACAAATAAATATTGATTAAACAAATCTCCAGGGGTTCTCCTGGAGATTTTTAATTTTATTATGGTATAATTAAAAAAAATTAATGGAGTGTACTATATGAAAAAATTTTTATTTATATTTTTAATACTTTATTTATTTAACCAATCTTACGCCCGCACATTAAATGAGATTTTAGAATCAGGATATTTAATAATAGGGATAAGAAATATCCCCAGCGAAATAATATATCAACCTGATGTTAATGAAAAAAAAGGATTTTGCTACGAACTAGCAGAAGCCTTTGCAGATTATATCAATGTTGACCTAAAAATTAAAACTGTAGAATTTTTCGAAGATTATTGGACAAAAAACAATAACTCAAAAACCCCTGATATTTATAATGAAGTTGATATTGTTACTGATATTATAACCGTAACCGAAGAAAGAAAAAGAGTTGTCAATATGGTACCTTTTATAGAAAATGCTGAATTATTTTTTTCAAGAATAAATGAAAAAATAGATTCATATAATAATTTTAAAGGAAAAAGAATAATAACAGCAGAAACTTTTAATTATTATGATACAGTAATTAATACTTTAAAAATAAATAATATTGATTTTGTTATAAACAAAATAAAATTCGATGAAAATGACAATTTGATTTATATTGACAAATTAAAAACACCCTCTAAAG
This genomic interval carries:
- a CDS encoding peptidylprolyl isomerase, encoding MKKFILVLLLVVFSIFAFSDVIGYLTKNGKVLEDYSLNDKTFEIEYLNRMNSLQQNGQQYDKFQEPYYMLSTIKDLINYMILEYYAKENGYVANMEKVNQQIDNLISQYFSNEQTKEQVINYFGSEESFKDYLKNNILMNEYYNYIDSTIGNVSSNEIDEYVENNFEALKLENEKVLTKHILVTDEATANNILNEIKNGLITFEDAAKKYSIDSQSSKNGGSIDWVSKNQVVPEYFNAAFNANVGEIVGPIKSDYGYHIIKLEDKKVYNSIEKMKSDNALMEDIKNKIKNEKLYNWYNEYSKNFSYALKYEPLIYEEKIEKAETLEEKMEIEKKLYDSIRTNENAPELWKMSYLNLLKELNQTIPEVIELENIILKYKNSEYSKMNEDEIGQKIDYLENKLNNINEEDEKNKINALKKDLEGLYYAKIMYPELFENTINIENNYLDELKNREFNILKEFYLKEKDMETLIRLYELNPKDPEISFEYNYTYYQYIKQYITSQPKDVIQPELEKILKSFEDIVSNTNNEEIKSESQKIIEEIKTTLKNMME
- a CDS encoding flavin reductase family protein, giving the protein MDALGKIYNVASIITMNSHGLLNGITVAWITRVSITPPMIAISIGKQRYSYKLLEETDKFGVCILSKEQKDIARLFGSKSGRNTNKFENINYELTENGIPKILDSIAFFECNIVNKTEAGDHIIYIGKIINQELLKNEQPLLYGDHQLF
- a CDS encoding Hsp20/alpha crystallin family protein; this translates as MSEIRKYERGTNFFEPFETLKREIERLFDDFGSLDIFETSKIAMPSIDIYETEKDIVIEADVPGYDKKDINLRLDDDILTISAEKRDDKEEKGRNYIKRERYFGKFERSIKLPDYIDFDKIKAKFNAGVLKIEIPKLPEKAKKFKQINID
- a CDS encoding transporter substrate-binding domain-containing protein, whose amino-acid sequence is MKKFLFIFLILYLFNQSYARTLNEILESGYLIIGIRNIPSEIIYQPDVNEKKGFCYELAEAFADYINVDLKIKTVEFFEDYWTKNNNSKTPDIYNEVDIVTDIITVTEERKRVVNMVPFIENAELFFSRINEKIDSYNNFKGKRIITAETFNYYDTVINTLKINNIDFVINKIKFDENDNLIYIDKLKTPSKDEVEILVFPKGIKFDRYLFYFLLMSNKADISIGDSFTFFSKIYKTLSLKNNLKPLFIANNIGYLAFCTSYNTPKLNETLKRFIELFKKSKKFDILFKKYSGFEYNEYLKLLKVN